A window from Streptomyces subrutilus encodes these proteins:
- a CDS encoding cellulose binding domain-containing protein — MRSRTRTGTGARTPNRRTAALALALAVGLGAAALTALPASAAADSVKVLYRTSAAGATTDQVEPWLKVVNNGAATVPLSQVRLRYYFKADTATAQYRFACSWAVKGCANITGTFGTLATPTATADRFLEISFGGGAGSLAPGADTGDMQLRFHRTDWQTLNQADDYSFDASRTAYGDFAKVTAKLGGATVWGTAPGGNTPDPTPTPTPTGPGPGPSGATLFDDFSYASHTDPALAAHGWSVRSDAGGPGVPGATWAPENVTFGTEAGNSVMNLETSTAGSGASTKHTEVLTRATKFKNGTYAARVKFADAPKYGPDGDRLVQTFFTINDLKAPMADDYAEYDFEYLPNGGWGEPANILYTTSWETYRPDPWEAVNAHSEVRTSYAGWHDLVLTIDGNAITYYVDGRPFGTHDARYLPERPMSINFNQWLIDLDGQPGSTARAYDQKVDYVLHVKDQVLTPAQVAAKVAAYRTAGTAFQDTVPNG; from the coding sequence GAAGCCGAACCCGAACCGGCACCGGAGCCCGTACACCGAACCGCCGGACCGCCGCCCTGGCCCTCGCCCTCGCCGTCGGCCTCGGCGCGGCCGCCCTGACCGCACTGCCGGCCAGCGCGGCCGCCGACTCGGTCAAGGTGCTGTACCGGACCAGTGCCGCCGGGGCCACCACCGACCAGGTCGAGCCGTGGCTGAAGGTGGTCAACAACGGCGCCGCCACCGTCCCGTTGAGCCAGGTCAGGCTGCGCTACTACTTCAAGGCCGACACCGCGACCGCCCAGTACCGCTTCGCCTGCTCCTGGGCGGTCAAGGGCTGCGCCAACATCACCGGCACCTTCGGAACCCTGGCCACCCCCACGGCCACCGCCGACCGCTTCCTGGAGATCTCCTTCGGGGGCGGCGCGGGATCCCTCGCGCCCGGCGCCGACACCGGGGACATGCAGCTGCGGTTCCACCGCACGGACTGGCAGACCCTGAACCAGGCCGACGACTACTCCTTCGACGCCTCGCGCACCGCCTACGGCGACTTCGCCAAGGTCACGGCGAAGCTCGGCGGCGCCACGGTCTGGGGCACCGCGCCCGGGGGCAACACCCCGGACCCCACCCCGACCCCGACCCCGACCGGCCCCGGCCCCGGCCCGTCCGGGGCCACCCTCTTCGACGACTTCTCCTACGCCTCCCACACCGACCCGGCCCTCGCCGCGCACGGCTGGAGCGTGCGCTCCGACGCGGGCGGGCCCGGGGTCCCGGGCGCGACCTGGGCGCCGGAGAACGTCACCTTCGGGACGGAGGCCGGCAACTCCGTCATGAACCTGGAGACGTCCACCGCCGGCTCCGGTGCGAGCACGAAGCACACGGAGGTCCTCACCCGGGCGACGAAGTTCAAGAACGGCACCTACGCCGCCCGGGTGAAGTTCGCCGACGCCCCGAAGTACGGCCCGGACGGCGACCGCCTCGTGCAGACCTTCTTCACCATCAACGACCTCAAGGCCCCGATGGCCGACGACTACGCCGAGTACGACTTCGAGTACCTGCCCAACGGCGGCTGGGGCGAGCCCGCCAACATCCTCTACACCACCTCCTGGGAGACCTACCGCCCCGACCCGTGGGAGGCCGTCAACGCGCACTCCGAGGTCCGTACCAGCTACGCGGGCTGGCACGATCTGGTCCTGACCATCGACGGCAACGCCATCACCTACTACGTCGACGGCCGGCCGTTCGGCACCCACGACGCCCGCTACCTCCCCGAGCGCCCCATGTCCATCAACTTCAACCAGTGGCTGATCGACCTCGACGGGCAGCCCGGCTCCACCGCCCGCGCCTACGACCAGAAGGTGGACTACGTCCTGCACGTCAAGGACCAGGTGCTGACCCCCGCCCAGGTGGCCGCCAAGGTGGCCGCCTACCGCACCGCGGGCACCGCCTTCCAGGACACGGTCCCGAACGGCTGA
- a CDS encoding glutamate--cysteine ligase yields the protein MRSVGVEEELLLVDARSGEPLALSDAVLAAADRSAGRHPASGEQQEHAFEEELQQEQVEFATKPVTEMGELLEEVTRCRAEAARHAASAGARVAALATSPVAVQPSINAGKRYEWVAEQFGMTAQEQLTCGCHVHVSVESDEEGVAVLDRIRPWLPVLTAMSANSPFWQGEDSGYGSYRSRVWNRLPSAGPVDVFGSPDRYHEQVAAMIDTGVLRDNGMIYFDARLSAAYPTVEVRVADVCLDASTPVLLAALVRGLAETASRAWRDGEPPARIGTSLLRLASWRAGRSGLDGPLVHPATMRETSPADAVGALYEHVREALVDHGDDERVREGIALLLERGNGARVQRELLRTEGSLAAVVARCADVTTGG from the coding sequence ATGCGAAGCGTAGGCGTGGAAGAGGAACTGCTGCTGGTGGACGCCCGCAGCGGTGAGCCGTTGGCCCTGTCGGATGCGGTGCTGGCGGCCGCGGACCGGTCCGCCGGTCGGCACCCCGCGAGCGGGGAGCAGCAGGAGCACGCGTTCGAGGAGGAGCTGCAGCAGGAGCAGGTGGAGTTCGCGACCAAGCCGGTGACGGAGATGGGCGAACTGCTGGAGGAGGTCACCCGGTGCCGTGCCGAGGCCGCCCGGCACGCGGCGTCCGCGGGCGCACGGGTGGCGGCGCTCGCCACCTCGCCGGTGGCCGTCCAGCCGTCGATCAACGCCGGCAAGCGCTACGAGTGGGTCGCCGAGCAGTTCGGCATGACGGCGCAGGAGCAGCTGACGTGCGGCTGCCACGTCCACGTGTCGGTCGAGTCGGACGAGGAGGGCGTCGCCGTGCTGGACCGGATCCGGCCGTGGCTGCCCGTCCTGACCGCGATGAGCGCGAACTCGCCGTTCTGGCAGGGCGAGGACAGCGGGTACGGCAGCTACCGCAGCCGGGTGTGGAACCGGCTGCCCTCGGCCGGCCCGGTCGACGTCTTCGGCTCCCCCGACCGCTACCACGAGCAGGTCGCCGCCATGATCGACACCGGCGTGCTGCGCGACAACGGGATGATCTACTTCGACGCCCGGCTGTCCGCCGCGTACCCCACGGTCGAGGTCAGGGTCGCGGACGTGTGCCTGGACGCTTCGACGCCGGTCCTGCTGGCCGCGCTGGTCCGCGGCCTGGCCGAGACCGCGTCCCGGGCCTGGCGGGACGGGGAGCCGCCCGCCCGGATCGGCACCAGCCTACTGCGGCTCGCGTCCTGGCGGGCCGGCCGCTCGGGGCTGGACGGCCCGCTCGTCCACCCGGCCACCATGCGCGAGACCTCCCCCGCCGACGCGGTCGGGGCGCTGTACGAGCACGTGCGCGAAGCCCTGGTGGACCACGGCGACGACGAGCGCGTCCGGGAGGGCATCGCCCTGCTGCTGGAGCGGGGCAACGGGGCGCGCGTCCAGCGCGAGCTGCTGCGTACGGAGGGCAGCCTGGCCGCGGTGGTCGCCCGGTGCGCCGACGTCACCACGGGCGGCTGA
- a CDS encoding PRC-barrel domain containing protein, with amino-acid sequence MTENVWSYRAGVDYLAAELTGYKVEALDGAIGKIDKHSDEVTDAYLVVDTGVWILGKEVLLPAGVVTRIDHEAEKVYVDRTKDQVKAAPEFHRDRHLGDGGYREQVGTHYGSGMPFGLPPA; translated from the coding sequence ATGACCGAGAACGTGTGGTCCTACCGCGCCGGCGTGGACTACCTGGCGGCCGAACTGACCGGGTACAAGGTCGAGGCCCTCGACGGCGCCATCGGCAAGATCGACAAGCACTCGGACGAGGTCACCGACGCGTACCTGGTCGTCGACACCGGCGTGTGGATCCTCGGCAAGGAGGTCCTGCTCCCGGCCGGTGTGGTGACCCGCATCGACCACGAGGCCGAGAAGGTCTACGTGGACCGGACGAAGGACCAGGTCAAGGCGGCCCCGGAATTCCACCGCGACCGGCACCTGGGGGACGGGGGCTACCGCGAGCAGGTCGGTACGCACTACGGCTCCGGCATGCCCTTCGGCCTCCCGCCGGCCTGA
- a CDS encoding DUF6296 family protein: protein MPTNRYELVFQDGPEEGQDTVEVSDTGQKGPGGHPVYADETGIVRAEISDQGEVRMLASGGGQEPAHRVEARPLPS, encoded by the coding sequence ATGCCGACCAACAGGTACGAGCTGGTCTTTCAGGACGGTCCCGAGGAGGGGCAGGACACGGTGGAGGTGTCCGACACCGGGCAGAAGGGTCCGGGCGGCCACCCGGTCTACGCCGACGAGACCGGGATCGTCCGGGCGGAGATCAGCGATCAGGGCGAGGTGCGCATGCTGGCGAGCGGCGGCGGGCAGGAGCCGGCGCACCGGGTCGAGGCCCGGCCGCTCCCGTCCTGA